Proteins encoded within one genomic window of Salipaludibacillus agaradhaerens:
- the rplA gene encoding 50S ribosomal protein L1, giving the protein MGGLTDKTTIKEETTLARKGKKYQDALKLVDREKVYSVKEAIELVKKTATANFDETVELAARLGVDPKKADQQIRGAVVLPNGTGKTQSVLVFAKGDKAKEAEAAGADFVGEEDLINKVNQGWLDFDVVVATPDMMAQVGKLGRVLGPKGLMPNPKTGTVTFDVEKAVNEIKAGKVEYRVEKAGNIHVPIGKVSFGDDQLVENFKTMIDTLLKAKPAASKGTYLRNVSLSATMGPGVKINISEFKL; this is encoded by the coding sequence GTGGGAGGTTTAACCGATAAAACCACAATTAAGGAGGAAACAACATTGGCTAGAAAAGGTAAAAAGTATCAAGATGCACTGAAACTCGTAGATCGTGAAAAAGTGTACAGTGTTAAAGAAGCGATAGAGCTAGTTAAAAAAACAGCAACAGCGAATTTCGACGAAACTGTTGAGTTGGCTGCACGATTAGGTGTAGATCCTAAGAAAGCAGACCAGCAAATTCGTGGCGCTGTCGTTTTACCTAACGGAACAGGAAAGACACAAAGTGTTCTTGTTTTCGCTAAAGGTGATAAAGCGAAAGAAGCAGAAGCAGCAGGTGCTGACTTTGTTGGGGAAGAAGACCTTATTAACAAAGTAAACCAAGGTTGGTTAGACTTTGATGTTGTCGTTGCAACCCCTGACATGATGGCACAAGTTGGTAAACTAGGGCGCGTTTTAGGTCCTAAAGGACTTATGCCTAACCCTAAAACAGGGACAGTAACATTCGATGTGGAAAAAGCGGTTAACGAAATCAAGGCGGGTAAAGTAGAATACCGCGTTGAAAAAGCCGGTAACATTCACGTACCTATTGGTAAAGTCTCTTTTGGCGATGATCAACTTGTAGAAAACTTTAAAACAATGATTGATACATTGTTAAAAGCTAAGCCAGCAGCTTCAAAAGGAACTTACCTTCGTAACGTTTCTTTATCAGCTACAATGGGCCCTGGTGTTAAAATAAATATATCTGAATTCAAACTGTAG
- a CDS encoding class I SAM-dependent methyltransferase produces MANHYFSEQPETKSERKTIREVIKGKSYQFHVDRGVFSKGGLDFGSRLLIEAFEPPVVKGPIVDVGCGWGPIGLTVASTHQDTQIYMVDINERSVQLAKENATLNRVSNVTVERNNLLDGFDDNFFSVVLTNPPIRAGKEIIFSIYEQAKRMLKTNGDIWVVIQKKQGAASTLKKLEELGFEVNVEVKSKGYFVFRGKNN; encoded by the coding sequence ATGGCTAACCATTATTTTTCTGAACAACCGGAAACAAAAAGTGAACGTAAAACGATAAGAGAAGTTATTAAAGGAAAATCTTATCAATTCCACGTTGATCGTGGCGTCTTTTCTAAAGGCGGTCTTGATTTTGGTTCGCGACTTCTTATTGAAGCGTTCGAACCTCCTGTGGTGAAAGGGCCTATAGTTGATGTTGGGTGTGGATGGGGGCCTATTGGTTTAACGGTGGCTTCAACTCATCAAGATACTCAGATTTATATGGTGGATATAAATGAGCGTTCTGTGCAATTGGCAAAAGAAAATGCTACATTAAATCGAGTGTCGAATGTAACGGTTGAGCGAAATAACTTATTAGATGGGTTTGATGATAACTTTTTTTCGGTTGTTCTCACTAACCCTCCTATCCGAGCAGGTAAAGAGATCATTTTTAGCATCTATGAACAAGCGAAAAGAATGTTAAAGACAAATGGGGATATATGGGTGGTTATTCAGAAGAAACAGGGAGCAGCCTCCACTCTAAAAAAACTCGAGGAGTTAGGGTTTGAAGTTAATGTGGAAGTGAAATCAAAGGGATATTTTGTCTTCCGAGGAAAAAATAATTGA
- the rpoC gene encoding DNA-directed RNA polymerase subunit beta', whose translation MIDVNNFEYMKIGLASSDKIRSWSRGEVKKPETINYRTLKPEKDGLFCERIFGPTKDWECHCGKYKRVRYKGVVCDRCGVEVTRAKVRRERMGHIELAAPVSHIWYFKGIPSRMGLVLDMSPRSLEEVIYFASYVVTEPGDTPLELKQLLSEKEYRNYIDKYGRSFTAQMGAEAIRKLLEDIDLDKEANLLKEELETAQGQRRTRAIKRLEVLEAFRHSGNNPSWMVLDVLPVIPPELRPMVQLDGGRFATSDLNDLYRRVINRNNRLKRLLDLGAPNIIVQNEKRMLQEAVDALIDNGRRGRPVTGPGNRPLKSLSHMLKGKQGRFRQNLLGKRVDYSGRSVIVVGPHLKMYQCGLPKEMALELFKPFVMKELVSKGLAHNIKSAKRKVERVHPEVWDVLEEVIREHPVLLNRAPTLHRLGIQAFEPTLVEGRAIKLHPLVCTAYNADFDGDQMAVHVPLSAEAQAESRLLMLAAQNILNPKDGKPVVTPSQDMVLGNYYLTLERKGAIGEGNVYEGPDEAVTAYQNGYVHLHTRIAVPVKSLNKSNFKEKYEDHLILTSVGKIIFNEILPESFPYMNEPTATNLEIETPDKYFVPMGTNIKEEFAQRELVLPFKKGFLGDIIAEVFKKFKISETSIMLDKMKDLGFYHSTKAGITIGVSDIVVLKDKQDILDGAEEKVQRVMKQFRRGLITEDERYDKVIEIWSRAKDVIQDKLLGTLDKTNPIFMMSDSGARGNASNFTQLAGMRGLMANPSGRIIELPIKSSFREGLTVLEYFISTHGARKGLADTALKTADSGYLTRRLVDVAQDVIVREDDCGTDRGLEVKAIKEGNEVIESLYDRLVGRVSFQRIYHPETNDILAERNQNITEDMAKAIEDAGVETVYIRSAFTCDTKHGVCKKCYGRNLATGSDVEVGEAVGIIAAQSIGEPGTQLTMRTFHTGGVAGDDITQGLPRIQEVFEARNPKGQALISEIEGKVTDIKDAGEKKEIIVQGAIETRSYTTMYGARLKINVGDEVKPGQELTEGSIDPKELLVVSGVHGVQEYLLREVQKVYRMQGVEIGDKHVEVMVRQMLRKIRVIDAGDTDVLPGSLVEIHQFNEANRDILLRNGRPASGRPVLLGITKASLETDSFLSAASFQETTRVLTDAAIKGKRDELVGLKENVIIGKLVPAGTGMQRYRQMAAAKTNGSGNTEDTVEGMTTAKE comes from the coding sequence TTGATAGATGTGAATAATTTTGAGTATATGAAAATCGGCCTGGCATCCTCTGATAAAATCAGATCTTGGTCCAGGGGAGAAGTTAAAAAACCAGAAACGATAAACTATCGTACGTTAAAACCTGAAAAAGACGGTCTTTTCTGCGAACGTATTTTTGGCCCTACAAAGGACTGGGAATGTCATTGTGGGAAATATAAACGTGTCCGTTACAAAGGTGTTGTATGTGATCGTTGTGGCGTAGAAGTCACAAGAGCTAAAGTCCGTCGTGAGCGCATGGGGCATATTGAACTAGCTGCCCCTGTTTCTCACATCTGGTATTTTAAAGGTATTCCTAGCCGAATGGGACTTGTGTTAGATATGTCACCAAGGTCCCTTGAAGAAGTGATTTATTTTGCTTCTTATGTTGTGACAGAGCCAGGTGATACACCGTTGGAACTGAAACAACTTTTATCGGAAAAAGAATATCGCAACTATATTGATAAGTACGGTCGCTCCTTCACAGCCCAAATGGGTGCTGAAGCTATCCGCAAATTACTAGAGGATATTGACCTTGATAAAGAAGCCAACCTTCTTAAAGAAGAGTTGGAAACGGCACAAGGACAACGTCGAACAAGAGCGATTAAACGACTTGAAGTATTAGAAGCATTTCGTCATTCTGGTAATAATCCGTCTTGGATGGTGCTAGATGTTCTACCTGTTATACCACCGGAATTAAGACCGATGGTACAATTAGACGGCGGACGTTTTGCTACATCTGATTTAAATGATTTATATCGACGTGTTATTAACCGTAACAACCGCTTGAAGCGTTTATTAGACTTAGGTGCACCAAATATTATTGTTCAAAATGAAAAACGTATGCTCCAAGAAGCTGTGGATGCGCTCATTGATAACGGACGTCGTGGCCGACCGGTTACAGGACCGGGTAACCGCCCGCTCAAATCGTTATCACATATGTTGAAAGGTAAACAAGGGCGCTTCCGTCAAAACTTACTCGGTAAACGGGTTGACTATTCAGGTCGTTCTGTTATCGTGGTAGGTCCGCATCTAAAAATGTATCAATGTGGTTTACCGAAAGAAATGGCTCTCGAGCTATTTAAACCATTTGTTATGAAAGAACTCGTAAGTAAAGGGCTTGCTCATAACATTAAAAGCGCAAAGCGTAAAGTGGAACGTGTCCACCCGGAAGTGTGGGATGTGCTAGAAGAAGTGATCAGAGAGCATCCGGTCTTGCTTAACCGTGCACCTACCTTGCACAGACTTGGGATTCAGGCCTTTGAACCGACACTTGTAGAAGGCCGAGCTATTAAGCTTCATCCACTCGTATGTACAGCTTATAATGCCGACTTTGATGGCGACCAAATGGCTGTACACGTACCACTATCTGCGGAAGCACAGGCAGAGTCTCGCTTGCTTATGCTCGCAGCACAAAACATCCTGAATCCTAAAGACGGAAAGCCTGTTGTAACACCTTCACAAGATATGGTTTTAGGTAACTATTACTTGACGTTGGAACGAAAAGGTGCGATAGGGGAAGGGAATGTTTATGAAGGACCGGACGAAGCTGTTACAGCCTATCAAAATGGTTATGTTCATCTTCATACACGAATTGCTGTTCCGGTCAAATCATTAAATAAATCTAACTTTAAAGAAAAATATGAGGACCACTTAATACTCACATCTGTAGGTAAAATTATCTTTAACGAAATTTTACCGGAGTCGTTCCCTTATATGAATGAACCGACGGCTACTAACTTGGAGATTGAAACACCTGACAAGTACTTTGTGCCAATGGGAACCAATATTAAAGAAGAGTTTGCCCAAAGGGAGCTAGTCCTTCCGTTTAAAAAAGGATTCCTAGGAGACATTATCGCTGAAGTATTTAAAAAGTTTAAAATCTCCGAAACATCTATTATGCTTGATAAGATGAAGGATTTAGGTTTCTATCACTCCACGAAAGCTGGTATTACAATTGGTGTATCTGACATCGTGGTTTTAAAAGATAAACAAGATATTCTTGATGGTGCCGAAGAGAAAGTTCAGCGGGTTATGAAGCAATTTCGCCGCGGGCTTATTACAGAAGATGAGCGTTATGACAAAGTTATTGAGATCTGGAGTCGTGCGAAAGACGTCATTCAAGATAAACTACTCGGTACATTAGATAAGACGAACCCGATTTTTATGATGAGTGATTCAGGAGCGCGTGGTAACGCATCTAACTTCACGCAACTTGCTGGGATGCGTGGACTCATGGCTAACCCGTCCGGGCGTATTATTGAACTCCCAATCAAGTCCAGTTTCCGTGAAGGTTTAACCGTTCTTGAGTACTTTATTTCAACGCACGGTGCCCGAAAAGGTCTTGCTGATACAGCCCTCAAAACAGCGGACTCTGGTTACTTGACACGTCGTCTTGTCGACGTTGCTCAGGATGTTATCGTTCGAGAAGATGATTGTGGGACAGATCGTGGTCTAGAGGTTAAAGCGATCAAAGAAGGCAACGAAGTTATCGAAAGCCTGTATGATCGTCTCGTCGGACGTGTCTCTTTCCAACGTATCTATCATCCGGAAACGAATGATATCCTTGCAGAACGTAACCAAAACATCACTGAGGACATGGCTAAAGCTATTGAAGATGCGGGTGTTGAAACAGTCTATATTAGGTCTGCCTTTACTTGTGATACAAAGCATGGCGTATGTAAAAAATGTTACGGCCGAAATCTTGCCACAGGATCTGATGTTGAAGTCGGTGAAGCGGTTGGTATTATTGCTGCGCAATCCATCGGTGAGCCAGGTACTCAGTTAACGATGCGTACATTCCATACAGGTGGGGTAGCCGGGGATGATATTACCCAAGGTTTACCAAGGATTCAGGAAGTATTTGAAGCTAGAAATCCTAAAGGTCAGGCTTTGATCTCTGAAATTGAAGGTAAAGTTACTGATATTAAAGATGCTGGCGAGAAGAAAGAAATCATTGTCCAAGGGGCGATTGAAACCCGTAGTTATACGACAATGTATGGTGCAAGACTGAAAATAAACGTAGGCGACGAAGTGAAGCCAGGGCAAGAACTGACGGAAGGTTCTATCGATCCAAAAGAGCTTCTCGTTGTGTCTGGGGTTCATGGTGTCCAAGAATACCTTCTCCGTGAAGTTCAGAAAGTTTATCGGATGCAAGGGGTTGAAATTGGTGACAAGCACGTTGAAGTGATGGTGCGTCAAATGCTGAGAAAGATTCGTGTCATTGATGCCGGAGATACAGATGTTCTTCCGGGCTCACTTGTGGAGATTCACCAATTTAATGAAGCCAATAGAGATATCCTATTAAGAAATGGTCGACCTGCTTCTGGACGTCCTGTCTTACTCGGAATCACAAAGGCGTCTCTTGAAACCGACTCGTTCTTATCTGCAGCCTCTTTCCAGGAAACGACAAGAGTGCTGACAGATGCAGCGATCAAAGGAAAACGCGACGAACTTGTAGGTCTGAAAGAAAATGTCATTATCGGAAAACTCGTTCCTGCAGGGACTGGTATGCAGCGATATCGTCAAATGGCTGCAGCGAAAACGAACGGTTCCGGAAACACTGAAGATACAGTAGAAGGAATGACTACAGCCAAAGAGTAA
- the rplK gene encoding 50S ribosomal protein L11 gives MAKKVIKVVKLQIPAGKANPAPPVGPALGQAGINIMGFCKEFNAQTQEQAGLIIPVEITVFEDRSFTFITKTPPAAVLLKKAAGIETASGEPNKNKVATLKRDKVKEIAETKMPDLNAADVEAAMRMVEGTARSMGIVIED, from the coding sequence GTGGCTAAAAAGGTCATTAAAGTAGTTAAATTACAAATTCCTGCTGGAAAGGCTAATCCGGCGCCGCCAGTTGGACCGGCACTAGGTCAAGCAGGTATTAATATTATGGGATTCTGTAAGGAATTTAACGCGCAAACGCAAGAACAAGCGGGCTTAATTATTCCTGTAGAAATCACGGTATTCGAAGACCGTTCTTTTACTTTTATTACAAAAACCCCGCCTGCAGCTGTGCTTTTAAAGAAAGCAGCTGGTATTGAAACGGCGTCTGGTGAGCCGAACAAAAACAAGGTGGCTACACTAAAGCGTGATAAAGTGAAAGAAATCGCAGAAACAAAAATGCCTGACCTAAACGCAGCTGACGTAGAAGCAGCTATGCGTATGGTTGAAGGTACAGCCCGAAGCATGGGGATTGTTATTGAAGACTAA
- the rpoB gene encoding DNA-directed RNA polymerase subunit beta: protein MTGQLVQYGRHRERRSYARINEVLDLPNLIEIQTASYQWFLDEGIREMFQDISPIEDFTGNLVLEFIDYSLGEPKYPVDESKERDVTYSAPLRVKVRLINKETGEVKEQEVFMGDFPLMTDTGTFVINGAERVIVSQLVRSPSVYFSQKIDKNGKRGFTTTVIPNRGAWLELETDAKDVVYVRIDRTRKIPATVLLRALGFGTDQEIIDLIGEDEYLRNTLEKDNTDSSEKALLEIYERLRPGEPPTVDSAKSLLESRFFDPKRYDLANVGRYKMNKKLHIKNRLFNQRLAETLVDPDTGEILAEEGSLIDRRVLDKLIPYLENNVGFRRINLQGGVIDDEDVDIQSVMIYSQKAGEEDLPIKVIANGEIDTSIKHITPADIISSISYFFNLLHGVGNTDDIDHLGNRRLRSVGELLQNQFRIGLSRMERVVRERMSIQDANMITPQALINIRPVIASIKEFFGSSQLSQFMDQTNPLAELTHKRRLSALGPGGLTRERAGFEVRDVHYSHYGRMCPIETPEGPNIGLINSLSSFAKVNQFGFIETPYRKVDHESGIVSEQVDYLTADEEDNYVVAQANAKLDENGAFIEENIICRFRGENIIVPRDRVDYMDVSPKQVVSAATACIPFLENDDSNRALMGANMQRQAVPLLEPRSPLVGTGMEYVSAKDSGAAVVSKTKGRVERVSANYVDIRIIEEVDGKEVEGNVQRYNLMKFERSNQGTCYNQRPIVSEGMIVEKGEILADGSSMEKGEMALGQNVLVGFMTWDGYNYEDAIILSERLVKDDVYTSIHIEEYESESRDTKLGPEEITRDIPNVGEDALKNLDERGIIRVGAEVKDGDILVGKVTPKGVTELTAEERLLHAIFGEKAREVRDTSLRAPHGGDGIVLDVKVFNREDGDELPPGVNQLVRVYIVQKRKIHEGDKMAGRHGNKGVISRILPEEDMPYLPDGTPIDIMLNPLGVPSRMNIGQVLELHMGMAARQLGIHIATPVFDGAREEDVWSTIEESGMARDGKTVLYDGRSGEPFDNRVSVGVMYMIKLAHMVDDKLHARSTGPYSLVTQQPLGGKAQFGGQRFGEMEVWALEAYGAAYTLQEILTVKSDDTIGRVKTYEAIVKGENVPEPGVPESFKVLIKELQSLGMDVKMLSSNDEEIEMLETDDEDEQSNDKLNLNLESSGESNA from the coding sequence TTGACAGGTCAACTAGTTCAGTATGGACGGCACCGCGAGAGAAGAAGCTATGCAAGGATTAATGAAGTTTTGGATCTTCCAAACTTAATAGAAATCCAAACAGCTTCTTATCAATGGTTTCTTGATGAGGGTATTCGCGAGATGTTTCAAGACATCTCACCAATCGAGGATTTTACAGGGAATTTAGTGCTTGAGTTTATTGACTATAGCTTAGGTGAACCTAAATATCCTGTAGATGAATCAAAAGAACGTGACGTGACATATTCCGCACCGCTTCGCGTCAAAGTTCGCCTGATTAACAAAGAAACAGGCGAGGTTAAAGAGCAGGAAGTGTTTATGGGGGATTTTCCTCTCATGACAGACACTGGTACATTCGTTATTAATGGAGCGGAACGAGTTATTGTATCCCAGCTCGTACGATCACCAAGTGTATATTTTAGTCAGAAAATAGACAAAAACGGAAAGCGTGGCTTCACTACGACAGTTATTCCGAATCGTGGTGCATGGCTTGAACTAGAAACTGATGCGAAAGACGTTGTGTATGTCAGAATTGACCGCACGCGTAAGATTCCTGCAACAGTTCTCTTAAGAGCGCTTGGATTTGGCACTGATCAAGAGATCATTGATTTAATAGGAGAAGATGAGTACTTACGTAATACATTAGAAAAAGATAACACGGACAGCTCGGAAAAAGCGCTTTTAGAAATTTACGAGCGACTTCGCCCTGGCGAACCGCCAACAGTGGACAGTGCAAAAAGTCTGTTAGAATCCCGTTTCTTTGATCCGAAGCGATACGATTTAGCAAATGTTGGACGTTATAAAATGAATAAAAAGCTTCATATCAAAAACCGTTTATTTAATCAGCGCTTGGCTGAGACACTCGTGGATCCAGATACAGGGGAAATTCTAGCTGAAGAAGGTTCTCTTATCGATCGTCGTGTGTTAGATAAACTAATTCCATACCTTGAAAACAATGTTGGTTTCCGCCGCATTAACCTTCAAGGCGGTGTGATTGATGATGAAGATGTCGATATTCAATCGGTCATGATTTATTCGCAAAAAGCAGGTGAAGAGGATCTTCCGATTAAGGTGATTGCCAACGGTGAAATCGATACATCCATTAAACATATTACACCGGCAGATATCATCTCATCTATCAGTTATTTCTTTAACCTACTTCATGGTGTAGGAAATACCGATGATATTGACCATTTAGGTAACCGACGTCTTAGATCAGTTGGAGAGCTCTTACAGAACCAATTTAGAATTGGGCTTTCTCGAATGGAAAGAGTTGTTCGGGAACGAATGTCCATACAAGACGCTAATATGATTACGCCACAGGCATTAATCAATATCCGTCCTGTTATTGCATCGATTAAAGAGTTCTTCGGTAGCTCTCAGCTTTCACAATTCATGGATCAAACGAACCCGCTTGCGGAATTAACACATAAGCGCCGGTTATCAGCTCTTGGACCGGGTGGTTTGACACGTGAACGTGCAGGGTTTGAGGTGCGAGATGTTCACTATTCTCACTACGGACGTATGTGTCCAATTGAGACGCCTGAAGGACCGAACATCGGGTTGATTAACTCGTTGTCAAGTTTTGCAAAGGTCAACCAATTTGGTTTTATTGAAACACCATATAGAAAGGTCGATCATGAATCAGGTATTGTTTCTGAGCAAGTGGATTACTTAACTGCTGATGAAGAAGATAACTATGTAGTGGCACAGGCGAATGCGAAACTCGATGAGAATGGTGCATTTATTGAAGAGAATATCATCTGCCGCTTCCGTGGGGAAAACATTATTGTCCCTCGTGACCGTGTTGACTACATGGATGTATCACCTAAACAGGTAGTATCAGCTGCTACAGCATGTATTCCTTTCTTAGAAAATGACGACTCTAACCGTGCGCTTATGGGTGCGAACATGCAACGTCAAGCTGTACCTTTATTAGAGCCCCGTTCTCCACTTGTAGGAACAGGGATGGAATATGTGTCTGCAAAGGATTCAGGTGCAGCCGTTGTGTCTAAAACAAAAGGTCGAGTTGAACGAGTTTCAGCAAATTATGTGGATATTCGTATTATTGAAGAGGTTGATGGTAAAGAAGTAGAAGGGAATGTTCAGCGTTATAATTTGATGAAATTTGAACGTTCTAACCAAGGGACTTGCTACAACCAACGACCGATTGTGAGCGAAGGCATGATCGTTGAGAAAGGTGAAATCTTGGCTGATGGTTCATCAATGGAAAAAGGTGAGATGGCCCTTGGTCAAAACGTCCTTGTCGGCTTCATGACATGGGACGGCTATAACTACGAGGACGCCATTATTTTAAGTGAGCGTCTCGTCAAAGACGATGTTTATACATCTATTCATATTGAAGAATATGAATCTGAGTCTCGTGATACGAAGCTCGGTCCTGAAGAAATTACCCGTGATATTCCTAATGTTGGGGAAGATGCTTTGAAAAACCTTGACGAACGAGGGATTATCCGCGTTGGGGCTGAAGTAAAAGACGGTGATATTCTCGTTGGTAAGGTGACACCAAAAGGGGTCACAGAATTGACAGCAGAGGAGCGCCTCTTACACGCTATTTTCGGTGAAAAAGCAAGAGAAGTTCGTGATACGTCGCTACGTGCTCCACATGGAGGAGACGGAATCGTCCTTGATGTTAAAGTGTTCAACCGCGAAGATGGGGACGAGTTACCACCAGGTGTGAACCAACTTGTACGTGTTTATATCGTTCAGAAACGTAAGATTCACGAGGGCGATAAAATGGCTGGACGTCATGGTAATAAAGGTGTTATTTCACGTATTCTTCCTGAAGAAGACATGCCATACTTGCCAGACGGTACACCGATTGACATCATGCTTAACCCATTAGGGGTACCATCTCGTATGAACATTGGTCAGGTGCTTGAACTGCATATGGGAATGGCTGCAAGACAGTTAGGCATTCACATTGCGACGCCAGTATTTGACGGTGCTCGTGAAGAAGATGTATGGAGCACGATTGAAGAGTCTGGTATGGCAAGAGACGGTAAAACGGTGCTATATGACGGACGTTCAGGGGAACCTTTTGATAACCGCGTATCAGTCGGTGTGATGTACATGATTAAACTAGCGCATATGGTTGATGATAAATTACACGCTCGTTCAACGGGGCCATACTCCCTTGTGACACAACAACCACTTGGTGGTAAAGCTCAATTTGGTGGTCAACGTTTCGGTGAAATGGAAGTTTGGGCGCTCGAAGCTTATGGAGCTGCTTATACACTTCAGGAAATTCTCACGGTAAAATCCGATGATACAATTGGTCGTGTGAAAACATATGAAGCGATTGTAAAAGGTGAGAACGTCCCAGAACCTGGAGTTCCTGAATCCTTTAAAGTATTAATTAAAGAGCTTCAAAGTCTCGGAATGGACGTTAAGATGCTTTCAAGCAATGACGAAGAGATTGAAATGCTTGAAACAGACGATGAAGATGAGCAATCCAATGATAAGCTGAATTTAAATCTAGAATCCAGCGGTGAGTCAAACGCGTAA
- the rpmG gene encoding 50S ribosomal protein L33 — MSQKVILACQHCQSRNYATSKTDQDRAERLQIKKYCKICGKHTPHFETK, encoded by the coding sequence ATGTCGCAGAAAGTCATACTTGCCTGTCAGCACTGTCAGTCGAGAAATTATGCTACTTCAAAAACAGACCAAGACCGTGCGGAACGGCTTCAAATAAAGAAGTACTGTAAAATTTGCGGGAAGCATACACCACATTTCGAAACAAAGTAA
- the secE gene encoding preprotein translocase subunit SecE produces MGSTTKNPVKFLKDVSTEMKRVTWPTKKELTKYTIVVSFTVIFIAIFFAIADYGIASLLNLITN; encoded by the coding sequence GTGGGGAGTACGACTAAAAACCCTGTTAAGTTTTTAAAAGATGTATCCACAGAAATGAAGAGAGTCACGTGGCCGACGAAAAAAGAATTAACGAAATATACAATTGTTGTGTCATTTACCGTTATTTTTATTGCGATATTTTTTGCAATCGCAGATTATGGCATAGCATCATTACTTAATTTAATCACTAATTAA
- the rplJ gene encoding 50S ribosomal protein L10: protein MSAIIEKKSQLVDEITTKLKESQATIVVDYRGLDVAEVTELRKQLREANVDFKVYKNSMVRRATANAELTELDEHLVGPTAIAFSNDDVIAPAKILNGFAKEHEALELKAGIIEGNVTSLDEIKALAELPSRDGLLSMLLNVMQAPIRNFALATKAVAEQKEEQGA, encoded by the coding sequence ATGAGCGCAATAATCGAAAAGAAAAGCCAACTCGTTGATGAAATTACAACGAAATTAAAGGAAAGCCAAGCGACAATCGTTGTTGATTATCGTGGTCTAGATGTTGCTGAAGTGACTGAACTTCGTAAGCAGCTTCGTGAAGCAAATGTAGACTTCAAAGTTTACAAAAATTCGATGGTGCGTCGTGCTACAGCAAATGCGGAACTAACAGAACTTGATGAGCACTTAGTAGGTCCAACAGCTATTGCATTTAGTAATGACGATGTGATTGCTCCTGCTAAAATTCTTAATGGTTTTGCAAAAGAACATGAAGCATTAGAACTTAAAGCAGGTATTATCGAAGGTAATGTAACATCCTTAGACGAAATTAAAGCTCTTGCGGAACTTCCATCCCGCGACGGTTTGTTGTCTATGCTTCTCAATGTTATGCAAGCGCCAATCCGCAACTTTGCCTTGGCAACAAAAGCTGTTGCAGAACAAAAAGAAGAACAAGGTGCTTAA
- the nusG gene encoding transcription termination/antitermination protein NusG has translation MEKKWYVVHTYSGYENKVKTNLEKRVESMGMADKIFRVIVPVEEETEIKDGKSKQVTKKVFPGYVIVEMVMTDDSWYVVRNTPGVTGFIGSSGGGAKPTPLLPEEVDAILRQMGVDAPKPDVEFELKESVKVKEGPFANFIGTIETISAEKQKLKVHVNMFGRETPVELEFNQVEKI, from the coding sequence ATGGAGAAGAAATGGTATGTAGTTCACACCTATTCCGGATATGAAAATAAAGTAAAAACAAACTTGGAAAAGCGTGTGGAATCAATGGGCATGGCGGATAAAATTTTTCGCGTCATCGTCCCTGTAGAAGAAGAGACAGAAATAAAAGATGGTAAGTCAAAGCAAGTCACGAAGAAAGTTTTTCCGGGTTATGTCATCGTGGAAATGGTGATGACTGATGACTCATGGTATGTGGTCCGAAATACACCTGGCGTCACTGGCTTCATCGGATCTTCTGGTGGTGGAGCGAAACCGACACCATTACTTCCTGAAGAGGTCGATGCGATACTTCGTCAAATGGGAGTAGATGCGCCGAAACCTGATGTGGAATTTGAGTTAAAAGAATCGGTGAAGGTAAAAGAAGGACCATTTGCGAACTTTATTGGTACGATCGAAACAATTTCTGCCGAAAAACAAAAACTAAAAGTACATGTTAACATGTTTGGTCGTGAGACACCGGTCGAACTAGAATTTAACCAGGTCGAAAAAATCTGA
- the rplL gene encoding 50S ribosomal protein L7/L12, which produces MTKQEMIDAIKEMSVLELNDLVKAIEEEFGVTAAAPVAVAGGGGGAAAEEQSEFDVVLTDAGSSKIGVIKVVREITGLGLKDAKALVDGAPASVKEGVEKAEAEEIKGKLEEAGASIELK; this is translated from the coding sequence ATGACTAAGCAAGAAATGATCGATGCGATTAAAGAAATGTCAGTTTTAGAACTAAATGATTTAGTAAAAGCTATTGAGGAAGAATTTGGCGTTACTGCTGCAGCTCCAGTTGCAGTTGCTGGCGGCGGTGGCGGTGCTGCTGCTGAAGAACAAAGTGAATTTGACGTTGTTCTTACGGATGCTGGTTCATCTAAAATCGGTGTTATCAAAGTGGTTCGTGAAATCACTGGCCTTGGCCTTAAAGATGCGAAAGCACTTGTTGATGGTGCTCCTGCGTCAGTTAAAGAAGGCGTTGAAAAAGCTGAAGCTGAAGAAATTAAAGGTAAGCTTGAAGAAGCAGGCGCTTCTATCGAACTTAAGTAA